The following proteins come from a genomic window of Sorghum bicolor cultivar BTx623 chromosome 3, Sorghum_bicolor_NCBIv3, whole genome shotgun sequence:
- the LOC110433823 gene encoding uncharacterized protein LOC110433823 isoform X1, with translation MNAADPLCAISLPARLLPRTLGPASATGPSPSKAGDALLEAIAVSRSLKGSEELVKQAKMVLKEHGDIQPLYHDDGVQVRPPVNGSKEQQGGRPALNRKRARFTMKDTASKPTPVVDQSKLTNISDPVEYFMTLDQLEEAQEEIQRLNGAAEKCVLKFDPVDQPKRQPGLCGRKSIRSFKIIGDADTQDPIEVPASQTTTLTGSQVSQDVVHAVADKNEQCVRSSSAEAISGKEDSLTQKDGRDDFTYLLNSLQHLDESEEEGFILKTLGIGEPRKERVSFRNSIPGVRSLRSNNEQKGSMRAHPLESPLLQPLQDRISELEKHLFPGGAADAKCTDDESEGSPDIAMGEPSLVHDSSDVPMVDENFTGSEIDRETPNLGARAADHILDPEPSDHAYERQPGGSSVGLCRDTEVAKENEACRRSNISMEEDDVPIDYPTIGRSTSETEASSHHLEGRSTEELGINRTLHTAEDSIQHLEVVKEGGVLQDKSSQSLEMPLEDIDPVNQPQMHGGSTKKLAPDLCNALSLTKQKKQQAAQEGKMKKQSKRGKKVADESSLALEISQANLDSENQPHNDDQNIEQHTVLSSTLSPNHDKGQKGAQRTNKTKKLNQRKILGDAGLAQPSGVRRSTRTRSRPLEHWLGERLLYGPINDTLPAVIGIKSYSPGQDGKKTLKVKSFVPDQYSDLVAKSAKY, from the exons ATGAATGCCGCCGACCCCCTCTGCGCCATCTCCTTGCCTGCGCGACTCCTTCCGCGGACCCTTGGCCCCGCCTCCGCCACCGGGCCTTCCCCCTCGAAGGCCGGCGACGCGCTCCTCGAGGCCATCGCAGTCTCCCGGTCGCTG AAAGGGTCTGAGGAGCTTGTTAAGCAGGCTAAAATGGTGCTGAAGGAGCACGGGGACATCCAGCCTCTCTACCATGATGATGGAGTGCAAGTGAGGCCCCCTGTAAATGGCAGCAAAGAGCAACAGGGAGGAAGGCCAGCACTGAACCGCAAACGGGCTAGATTCACTATGAAGGACACTGCAAG CAAACCGACGCCTGTTGTGGATCAATCTAAGTTGACGAATATTTCAGATCCAGTCGAATACTTTATGACCTTGGACCAGCTTGAAG AAGCTCAGGAGGAGATCCAACGGCTAAATGGCGCAGCAGAAAAATGCGTATTAAAATTTGATCCTGTAGATCAACCAAAGAGACAGCCTGGTTTATGTGG GAGAAAATCAATCCGCAGTTTCAAGATAATTGGGGATGCTGATACTCAAGATCCCATTGAGGTACCGGCTTCCCAAACAACAACTTTGACAGGATCTCAGGTCTCACAGGATGTTGTGCATGCTGTTgctgacaaaaatgaacaatgtGTTCGTTCAAGTTCTGCTGAAGCTATTTCAGGGAAAGAAG ATTCATTAACTCAGAAGGATGGCCGTGACGATTTTACTTATTTACTGAACTCACTCCAACATTTGGATGAATCTGAAGAGGAAGGGTTTATCCTCAAGACCTTAGGGATTGGAGAGCCAAGGAAGGAAAGAGTTAGTTTCCGTAACTCCATTCCTGGAGTTAGGTCCCTAAGAAGCAATAATGAACAAAAAGGTTCAATGAGGGCTCACCCTTTAGAAAGTCCTTTGCTTCAGCCTCTTCAGGATCGAATTTCAGAGTTGGAGAAACATTTATTTCCTGGAGGCGCAGCAGATGCTAAATGCACAGATGATGAATCTGAAGGTTCACCAGATATTGCGATGGGCGAACCATCATTAGTGCATGATTCTTCTGATGTTCCGATGGTTGATGAGAACTTTACTGGAAGTGAAATTGACAGGGAGACCCCAAATCTGGGTGCCAGAGCAGCAGACCATATTCTTGATCCTGAACCATCCGATCATGCATATGAAAGGCAACCCGGAGGTTCCTCAGTTGGTTTGTGCAGAGACACAGAAGTTGCCAAAGAAAACGAGGCATGCAGGAGGAGCAATATTTCTATGGAG GAAGATGATGTGCCAATAGACTATCCAACTATTGGCAGATCTACCAGTGAAACAGAagcttcttctcatcatctggAGGGAAGGTCGACAGAAGAATTGGGTATCAATAGGACTTTACATACAGCTGAGGATAGCATTCAACATCTA GAAGTGGTGAAAGAAGGTGGTGTTCTACAAG ATAAGTCAAGCCAGTCATTGGAGATGCCTCTGGAAGATATTGATCCAGTGAATCAGCCTCAGATGCATGGTGGAAGCACTAAG AAATTGGCACCTGATTTGTGCAATGCACTGTCCTTAACCAAACAGAAGAAGCAACAAGCAGCCCAAGAAGGGAAAATGAAGAAACAGtcaaagaggggcaaaaaagtgGCTG ATGAATCTAGCCTTGCACTGGAAATATCACAAGCAAATTTGGATTCGGAGAATCAACCTCATAATGATGATCAGAACATTGAG CAACATACAGTGTTGAGTAGCACACTGTCGCCAAACCACGATAAGGGGCAAAAGGGAGCTCAAAGGACAAACAAGACCAAAAAACTGAATCAAAGAAAAATCCTTGGAG atgctggCCTTGCACAGCCGTCTGGAGTGagaagaagcacaagaacacgCTCAAGGCCTTTGGAGCATTGGCTTGGTGAAAGATTACTATATGGGCCTATAAATGACA CTTTGCCTGCAGTTATTGGCATCAAATCATACTCTCCTGGCCAAGACGGCAAGAAAACATTGAAAGTGAAATCTTTCGTGCCTGACCAGTATTCAGATCTTGTCGCTAAATCCGCGAAGTACTAA
- the LOC110433823 gene encoding uncharacterized protein LOC110433823 isoform X2, with protein MVLKEHGDIQPLYHDDGVQVRPPVNGSKEQQGGRPALNRKRARFTMKDTASKPTPVVDQSKLTNISDPVEYFMTLDQLEEAQEEIQRLNGAAEKCVLKFDPVDQPKRQPGLCGRKSIRSFKIIGDADTQDPIEVPASQTTTLTGSQVSQDVVHAVADKNEQCVRSSSAEAISGKEDSLTQKDGRDDFTYLLNSLQHLDESEEEGFILKTLGIGEPRKERVSFRNSIPGVRSLRSNNEQKGSMRAHPLESPLLQPLQDRISELEKHLFPGGAADAKCTDDESEGSPDIAMGEPSLVHDSSDVPMVDENFTGSEIDRETPNLGARAADHILDPEPSDHAYERQPGGSSVGLCRDTEVAKENEACRRSNISMEEDDVPIDYPTIGRSTSETEASSHHLEGRSTEELGINRTLHTAEDSIQHLEVVKEGGVLQDKSSQSLEMPLEDIDPVNQPQMHGGSTKKLAPDLCNALSLTKQKKQQAAQEGKMKKQSKRGKKVADESSLALEISQANLDSENQPHNDDQNIEQHTVLSSTLSPNHDKGQKGAQRTNKTKKLNQRKILGDAGLAQPSGVRRSTRTRSRPLEHWLGERLLYGPINDTLPAVIGIKSYSPGQDGKKTLKVKSFVPDQYSDLVAKSAKY; from the exons ATGGTGCTGAAGGAGCACGGGGACATCCAGCCTCTCTACCATGATGATGGAGTGCAAGTGAGGCCCCCTGTAAATGGCAGCAAAGAGCAACAGGGAGGAAGGCCAGCACTGAACCGCAAACGGGCTAGATTCACTATGAAGGACACTGCAAG CAAACCGACGCCTGTTGTGGATCAATCTAAGTTGACGAATATTTCAGATCCAGTCGAATACTTTATGACCTTGGACCAGCTTGAAG AAGCTCAGGAGGAGATCCAACGGCTAAATGGCGCAGCAGAAAAATGCGTATTAAAATTTGATCCTGTAGATCAACCAAAGAGACAGCCTGGTTTATGTGG GAGAAAATCAATCCGCAGTTTCAAGATAATTGGGGATGCTGATACTCAAGATCCCATTGAGGTACCGGCTTCCCAAACAACAACTTTGACAGGATCTCAGGTCTCACAGGATGTTGTGCATGCTGTTgctgacaaaaatgaacaatgtGTTCGTTCAAGTTCTGCTGAAGCTATTTCAGGGAAAGAAG ATTCATTAACTCAGAAGGATGGCCGTGACGATTTTACTTATTTACTGAACTCACTCCAACATTTGGATGAATCTGAAGAGGAAGGGTTTATCCTCAAGACCTTAGGGATTGGAGAGCCAAGGAAGGAAAGAGTTAGTTTCCGTAACTCCATTCCTGGAGTTAGGTCCCTAAGAAGCAATAATGAACAAAAAGGTTCAATGAGGGCTCACCCTTTAGAAAGTCCTTTGCTTCAGCCTCTTCAGGATCGAATTTCAGAGTTGGAGAAACATTTATTTCCTGGAGGCGCAGCAGATGCTAAATGCACAGATGATGAATCTGAAGGTTCACCAGATATTGCGATGGGCGAACCATCATTAGTGCATGATTCTTCTGATGTTCCGATGGTTGATGAGAACTTTACTGGAAGTGAAATTGACAGGGAGACCCCAAATCTGGGTGCCAGAGCAGCAGACCATATTCTTGATCCTGAACCATCCGATCATGCATATGAAAGGCAACCCGGAGGTTCCTCAGTTGGTTTGTGCAGAGACACAGAAGTTGCCAAAGAAAACGAGGCATGCAGGAGGAGCAATATTTCTATGGAG GAAGATGATGTGCCAATAGACTATCCAACTATTGGCAGATCTACCAGTGAAACAGAagcttcttctcatcatctggAGGGAAGGTCGACAGAAGAATTGGGTATCAATAGGACTTTACATACAGCTGAGGATAGCATTCAACATCTA GAAGTGGTGAAAGAAGGTGGTGTTCTACAAG ATAAGTCAAGCCAGTCATTGGAGATGCCTCTGGAAGATATTGATCCAGTGAATCAGCCTCAGATGCATGGTGGAAGCACTAAG AAATTGGCACCTGATTTGTGCAATGCACTGTCCTTAACCAAACAGAAGAAGCAACAAGCAGCCCAAGAAGGGAAAATGAAGAAACAGtcaaagaggggcaaaaaagtgGCTG ATGAATCTAGCCTTGCACTGGAAATATCACAAGCAAATTTGGATTCGGAGAATCAACCTCATAATGATGATCAGAACATTGAG CAACATACAGTGTTGAGTAGCACACTGTCGCCAAACCACGATAAGGGGCAAAAGGGAGCTCAAAGGACAAACAAGACCAAAAAACTGAATCAAAGAAAAATCCTTGGAG atgctggCCTTGCACAGCCGTCTGGAGTGagaagaagcacaagaacacgCTCAAGGCCTTTGGAGCATTGGCTTGGTGAAAGATTACTATATGGGCCTATAAATGACA CTTTGCCTGCAGTTATTGGCATCAAATCATACTCTCCTGGCCAAGACGGCAAGAAAACATTGAAAGTGAAATCTTTCGTGCCTGACCAGTATTCAGATCTTGTCGCTAAATCCGCGAAGTACTAA
- the LOC8054386 gene encoding uncharacterized protein LOC8054386 — MGEPSKELLDLPSDPRPPASFIESLLAGREQQQDKEGKRKSGPPTDPFPKSQVIGKVKDFLGEIAKANQKLQLDAQNKPPVEYDIEALTGNEEEYIEMDLLLGVADLHSEKAVEAAEATINGSQPSEMPFACSPSDSEDDSEDSDEDIGDKPIVSDKDNKCKSKDDAKMGPAKGKKPNKRQKIVVLN; from the exons ATGGGAGAGCCGAGCAAGGAGCTTCTGGACCTGCCCTCCGACCCCAGACCTCCCGCCTCCTTCATCG AGTCGCTTCTCGCTGGCAGGGAGCAGCAGCAGGACAAGGAAGGGAAGCGTAAGTCGGGGCCGCCCACTGATCCCTTCCCCAAAAGCCAAG TTATTGGGAAAGTGAAGGATTTCTTGGGGGAGATTGCGAAGGCCAACCAGAAGTTGCAGCTTGACGCTCAA AACAAGCCTCCTGTGGAGTACGATATTGAAGCCCTTACCGGGAACGAGGAGGAGTACATTGAGATG GATCTGCTTCTTGGTGTTGCTGATCTTCATTCAGAGAAAGCTGTGGAGGCTGCTGAAGCAACAATAAACGGCTCCCAGCCTTCAGAAATGCCATTTGCCTGCAGCCCATCTGACTCGGAAGATGATAGTGAAGACAGCGATGAAGATATTGGTGACAAACCTATCGTGTCTGACAAAGATAATAAATGTAAAAGTAAAGATGACGCGAAGATGGGTCCAGCCAAAGGAAAGAAGCCCAATAAAAGACAGAAAATTGTTGTTCTCAACTAG
- the LOC110434184 gene encoding psbP domain-containing protein 5, chloroplastic isoform X1: MAGALLSSPHTLPSPISQSSLRPRSRAPLGAGAARVLPPRRKACVLASCSREPPDRNRGLEVERRRLLMSGLVSSFAIVLPISEAYAVMETDEDVKMNTQVDEINAYSFLYPVELPGKKFSFKWVESRKPERYSSAAPLSPDARQRIVSERVDMIHNVVISVSIGPPNSRFLPSKDKSSWDPKDVADCILSDRSTLKVTTGQRMTESSVLDAHATEVDGEPYWYYEYLVRKSPTKSAPEPNLFRHNVACTAERDGFLYSLNASTLSKQWESMGPFLQQTVASFRLLPPTENYVPPYKDPWRFW, encoded by the exons ATGGCGGgggctctcctctcctctccccaCACTCTCCCGAGCCCCATTTCTCAGTCCTCGCTTCGCCCCAG GAGCAGGGCACCGCTCGGCGCTGGGGCAGCGCGTGTTCTGCCACCGAGGAGGAAGGCCTGTGTGCTCGCTTCGTGCTCTCGCGAGCCTCCCGATAGGAACCGCGGCTTGGAGGTGGAGAGGAGGCGCCTTCTCATGTCCGGGCTCGTGTCTTCTTTCGCAATCGTGCTCCCGATTTCAG AAGCATATGCTGTCATGGAGACTGATGAAGACGTGAAGATGAACACACAAGTTGATGAGATCAATGCATACTCTTTTCTTTACCCGGTCGAACtgccaggaaagaaattttccTTCAAATG GGTAGAGTCCAGAAAACCAGAGCGATATTCCTCTGCAGCGCCACTATCAC CTGATGCACGGCAACGTATCGTATCGGAGCGAGTTGACATGATACATAATGTTGTCATCTCAGTCTCG ATTGGGCCACCGAATTCACGTTTTTTGCCTTCAAAAGACAAGAGCTCGTGGGATCCGAAAGATGTTGCTGATTGCATTTTGTCTGATAGATCTACCCTG AAGGTGACGACTGGCCAGCGCATGACAGAGAGTTCTGTCCTTGATGCACACGCTACAGAG GTTGACGGAGAACCATATTGGTATTATGAGTATCTTGTTCGGAAATCACCAACAAAATCT GCACCAGAACCAAATTTGTTTCGACACAATGTAGCCTGCACTGCTGAGCGTGATG GGTTCCTGTACTCACTGAATGCTTCCACCCTTAGCAAACAGTGGGAATCT ATGGGGCCCTTTCTACAACAGACTGTGGCATCCTTTCGCCTTCTCCCCCCTACAGAAAACTATGTTCCTCCCTACAAGGATCCTTGGAGATTTTGGTGA
- the LOC110434184 gene encoding psbP domain-containing protein 5, chloroplastic isoform X2, whose amino-acid sequence MAGALLSSPHTLPSPISQSSLRPRAPLGAGAARVLPPRRKACVLASCSREPPDRNRGLEVERRRLLMSGLVSSFAIVLPISEAYAVMETDEDVKMNTQVDEINAYSFLYPVELPGKKFSFKWVESRKPERYSSAAPLSPDARQRIVSERVDMIHNVVISVSIGPPNSRFLPSKDKSSWDPKDVADCILSDRSTLKVTTGQRMTESSVLDAHATEVDGEPYWYYEYLVRKSPTKSAPEPNLFRHNVACTAERDGFLYSLNASTLSKQWESMGPFLQQTVASFRLLPPTENYVPPYKDPWRFW is encoded by the exons ATGGCGGgggctctcctctcctctccccaCACTCTCCCGAGCCCCATTTCTCAGTCCTCGCTTCGCCCCAG GGCACCGCTCGGCGCTGGGGCAGCGCGTGTTCTGCCACCGAGGAGGAAGGCCTGTGTGCTCGCTTCGTGCTCTCGCGAGCCTCCCGATAGGAACCGCGGCTTGGAGGTGGAGAGGAGGCGCCTTCTCATGTCCGGGCTCGTGTCTTCTTTCGCAATCGTGCTCCCGATTTCAG AAGCATATGCTGTCATGGAGACTGATGAAGACGTGAAGATGAACACACAAGTTGATGAGATCAATGCATACTCTTTTCTTTACCCGGTCGAACtgccaggaaagaaattttccTTCAAATG GGTAGAGTCCAGAAAACCAGAGCGATATTCCTCTGCAGCGCCACTATCAC CTGATGCACGGCAACGTATCGTATCGGAGCGAGTTGACATGATACATAATGTTGTCATCTCAGTCTCG ATTGGGCCACCGAATTCACGTTTTTTGCCTTCAAAAGACAAGAGCTCGTGGGATCCGAAAGATGTTGCTGATTGCATTTTGTCTGATAGATCTACCCTG AAGGTGACGACTGGCCAGCGCATGACAGAGAGTTCTGTCCTTGATGCACACGCTACAGAG GTTGACGGAGAACCATATTGGTATTATGAGTATCTTGTTCGGAAATCACCAACAAAATCT GCACCAGAACCAAATTTGTTTCGACACAATGTAGCCTGCACTGCTGAGCGTGATG GGTTCCTGTACTCACTGAATGCTTCCACCCTTAGCAAACAGTGGGAATCT ATGGGGCCCTTTCTACAACAGACTGTGGCATCCTTTCGCCTTCTCCCCCCTACAGAAAACTATGTTCCTCCCTACAAGGATCCTTGGAGATTTTGGTGA